One Bdellovibrionales bacterium genomic window carries:
- the secD gene encoding protein translocase subunit SecD — MIETLRGRLIVCLLVTLFGIVWVMPNVFDTSKIWWPTKEKLVYGLDLQGGLHLALGVDIPAALKEQSRRVGNSLKDGLKQDHSIDAAVETVNSEVVHLKILFSGDQKKVEDYLDRYHRNELQVIKAAADSIEVQYYDAYLIQFKKNLIEKARQVIANRIDEFGVAEPNIAVQGDDRILVQLPGLKDTESAKNLINRTAKLEFMIVSEDAKLEDVQTWIDQAEKEGNFALGKDDLRYSAYLEKINEAIKDKLPKNTVVRFIKAPNAKNLEAGKLPYVLRTDAMVGGDTLSDAYTTFSQETNSPEVAFRFADKGAREFGALTTEYVRKLMAIVLDGVVQSAPVINSPIVNGSGVIQLGQTRDYQETLNEANLLSMVLKSGALPVSLQQLEERAVGPSLGKDSIDKGKMATLIGSGLVILFMFVYYGMFGLVANIAIVLNIILLFAILSSLRATLTLPGIAGIALTVGMAVDANIIIFEKIRDEMNKGASLLASIREGFDRAFWTIFDANVTTAGTCVVLMYYGTGPIRGFAVSLLIGLTVSMFTSIFLSRALLDLFTVKFKWNVKL, encoded by the coding sequence ATGATAGAGACTTTAAGAGGCCGACTGATTGTCTGCCTACTCGTGACGTTGTTCGGAATCGTGTGGGTGATGCCCAATGTGTTCGACACTTCCAAAATTTGGTGGCCGACAAAGGAAAAGCTCGTCTACGGATTAGATCTGCAAGGGGGCCTACATTTAGCTCTTGGTGTGGATATTCCAGCGGCGCTGAAAGAGCAGAGCCGTCGTGTCGGGAATTCTCTTAAAGATGGTCTTAAGCAAGACCATAGTATCGACGCCGCAGTAGAAACTGTAAATAGCGAAGTCGTTCACCTCAAAATTTTATTTTCGGGTGACCAGAAGAAGGTGGAAGACTATCTCGATCGCTATCATCGCAATGAATTGCAAGTGATTAAAGCGGCTGCGGATTCAATCGAAGTTCAATACTACGATGCCTACTTGATCCAGTTTAAGAAAAACCTCATCGAAAAAGCGCGGCAAGTGATCGCTAACCGTATTGATGAGTTTGGTGTAGCCGAGCCGAACATTGCTGTGCAAGGTGATGACCGAATTTTGGTTCAGCTTCCGGGTCTTAAGGATACAGAGAGTGCGAAGAATCTCATCAATCGCACAGCTAAACTTGAGTTTATGATCGTCAGTGAAGATGCGAAGTTAGAGGACGTGCAAACATGGATTGATCAAGCGGAGAAAGAGGGGAACTTTGCCCTCGGTAAAGACGATCTTCGTTATTCTGCTTACCTTGAAAAGATCAACGAAGCGATCAAGGATAAACTTCCTAAGAATACGGTGGTCCGTTTTATCAAAGCTCCGAATGCTAAAAATCTCGAGGCGGGCAAACTGCCTTATGTCCTTCGCACGGACGCCATGGTGGGTGGGGATACTCTCAGTGATGCCTACACCACATTTAGTCAGGAAACAAATAGCCCCGAAGTGGCTTTCCGCTTTGCCGATAAAGGTGCGCGTGAATTTGGTGCGCTCACTACAGAATACGTCAGGAAGTTGATGGCCATCGTTCTGGATGGAGTGGTGCAGTCGGCACCTGTGATTAACTCGCCGATCGTCAACGGTTCTGGCGTGATTCAGTTAGGTCAAACTCGGGATTATCAAGAGACTTTAAACGAGGCCAATCTATTAAGTATGGTTCTTAAGTCGGGAGCTCTTCCGGTATCGCTTCAGCAGTTGGAAGAGCGAGCGGTGGGTCCATCTTTGGGAAAAGACTCCATCGATAAGGGTAAAATGGCGACCCTCATTGGCTCGGGTCTGGTGATCCTTTTTATGTTTGTTTATTACGGAATGTTTGGTTTGGTGGCAAATATCGCAATTGTTCTCAATATCATTTTACTTTTTGCGATTCTTTCTTCTCTGCGCGCAACGCTGACCCTCCCTGGAATCGCGGGGATCGCGTTAACCGTAGGTATGGCCGTCGATGCGAACATCATCATCTTCGAAAAGATTCGTGATGAAATGAATAAGGGTGCAAGTTTGTTAGCGTCGATTCGCGAAGGTTTTGATCGCGCGTTCTGGACGATTTTTGATGCCAACGTCACCACGGCGGGAACTTGCGTCGTGCTGATGTATTACGGAACGGGACCGATTCGCGGTTTTGCGGTTTCGTTATTGATCGGTCTTACGGTATCGATGTTCACTTCGATTTTCTTAAGTCGAGCGCTTCTCGATCTGTTCACGGTTAAATTTAAATGGAATGTCAAACTGTAG
- the yajC gene encoding preprotein translocase subunit YajC — protein MFPFIALFFIFYLFIIRPQAKRQKLQQEFLTTLKRGDEVLTSGGILGTIEGLTDKFVTLEVASGVRIRVLRSQVSGTVKEVEK, from the coding sequence ATGTTTCCGTTCATTGCCTTATTTTTTATTTTCTACCTTTTCATCATTCGTCCTCAAGCCAAGCGCCAAAAGTTACAGCAGGAGTTTTTGACAACTCTCAAGCGTGGCGATGAAGTTTTGACATCAGGTGGAATCTTAGGGACTATTGAGGGTCTGACTGACAAATTCGTGACCCTTGAAGTGGCCAGTGGAGTACGCATTCGCGTTTTACGCTCGCAGGTTTCGGGGACGGTAAAAGAGGTGGAAAAATGA
- the tgt gene encoding tRNA guanosine(34) transglycosylase Tgt, with protein MGEVTEPGATKAVGTFEIQKTEGQARAATLQTAHGEIRTPVFMAVGTRATVKAVSTDELVNNGCQVVLGNTYHLHLRPGEDVIEKMGGLHKFMNWHGPILTDSGGFQVFSLANLRKITEEGVEFRSHIDGSKYFISPEKSIQIQMALGSDIIMAFDECPPWPATEEQLNKAMDITLRWLHRSKAAMTRKESLLFGIAQGGLNEELRIKSIEQITSVDLPGYALGGFSVGEPIDQMHVLVKKVAPYMPAHKPRYLMGVGTPVDLLLAVDSGIDMFDCVLPTRVARNGTLFTSQGKISIKRTEYKEDPSPLDPDCSCETCQNYSKAYLRHLFLSGEILGSRLNTIHNLHFYFELMRKAREAILEGTWSTFRDRELMRFVNKQ; from the coding sequence ATGGGAGAAGTAACCGAACCCGGCGCAACGAAAGCCGTGGGCACATTTGAAATCCAAAAAACCGAAGGCCAGGCGCGCGCCGCCACTTTGCAAACCGCACATGGCGAAATTCGCACTCCTGTTTTTATGGCGGTCGGCACCCGCGCAACAGTAAAGGCTGTCAGCACCGACGAGCTCGTGAATAACGGCTGCCAGGTGGTTTTAGGAAACACTTATCATTTGCACTTGCGCCCCGGTGAAGATGTGATCGAAAAAATGGGTGGCCTTCACAAGTTTATGAACTGGCACGGCCCGATTCTTACCGACAGCGGAGGATTTCAGGTTTTCTCTTTGGCGAATTTGAGAAAAATCACCGAAGAGGGTGTGGAGTTTCGCAGCCATATCGACGGCAGCAAATATTTTATCAGCCCGGAAAAAAGCATTCAGATTCAAATGGCCTTAGGCTCTGACATTATCATGGCCTTTGACGAGTGCCCGCCGTGGCCCGCCACCGAGGAACAGCTTAACAAAGCGATGGATATCACGTTGCGATGGCTTCATCGGAGTAAAGCGGCCATGACTCGCAAAGAGAGTTTATTGTTTGGCATCGCTCAGGGTGGACTCAACGAAGAGCTTCGGATCAAAAGTATCGAGCAGATCACCTCGGTGGACCTCCCAGGTTATGCCTTAGGTGGTTTTAGCGTGGGTGAGCCGATCGATCAGATGCATGTGTTGGTTAAAAAAGTAGCACCTTATATGCCGGCCCACAAACCGCGCTATCTGATGGGGGTGGGAACTCCGGTGGATTTACTTCTCGCTGTCGATAGCGGTATTGATATGTTTGACTGTGTTTTGCCCACGCGCGTGGCTCGCAACGGAACCTTGTTCACGTCTCAAGGGAAAATTAGCATCAAACGGACCGAGTATAAGGAAGATCCCTCGCCATTAGATCCAGATTGCAGTTGCGAGACCTGCCAAAATTATTCCAAAGCGTATTTGCGCCACTTGTTTTTAAGTGGTGAAATTTTAGGCTCTCGTCTTAACACCATTCACAATTTGCATTTTTATTTCGAGCTCATGCGGAAGGCGCGCGAGGCCATCCTCGAGGGAACATGGTCCACGTTCCGCGACCGCGAGTTGATGCGTTTCGTTAACAAGCAGTAA